The following proteins come from a genomic window of Helicobacter canadensis MIT 98-5491:
- a CDS encoding YeeE/YedE family protein has protein sequence MLSGIIVGLLLGFVLQRGRFCVVGAYRDVFLSKKFTIFIALFIVIVVQSIGVWALNSFGYISIKPQEFYWLSTIIGGVIFGFGMVIAGGCATGTWYRAGEGLIGSIAALFFYALSASIVKYGALLPLQNNLQAFKISDGTIYQSLGISPWILVIALGIIVSFFVFKELRKPRLKIARLKPKKTGISHLLFEKSWHPFVTALLVAIIAILAWPLSSLSGRNYGLGITTPSANLIQYLTTGNLDFIDWGAFLVLGIALGSFLAAKFSGEFKFRLPDKKTLAYSSIGGILMGIGASLAGGCTIGNGLVETALFSYKGWVATIFFLLGAYIATFFTIILPSRSVAQKS, from the coding sequence ATGTTAAGTGGAATTATTGTAGGTTTATTGCTTGGCTTTGTTTTACAAAGAGGTCGTTTTTGCGTAGTAGGTGCATACAGAGATGTTTTTCTTAGCAAGAAATTCACTATCTTCATTGCACTCTTTATTGTTATAGTGGTGCAAAGTATAGGAGTTTGGGCTCTTAATTCTTTTGGTTATATTTCTATTAAACCACAAGAATTTTATTGGCTATCAACCATTATTGGAGGCGTTATTTTTGGATTTGGAATGGTGATTGCTGGAGGTTGTGCTACAGGAACTTGGTATAGAGCTGGGGAAGGCTTAATTGGATCCATTGCCGCTTTATTTTTTTATGCACTAAGTGCAAGTATTGTAAAATATGGGGCTCTTTTGCCTTTACAAAATAATTTACAAGCTTTTAAAATTTCTGATGGCACCATTTACCAAAGCTTAGGAATTTCTCCTTGGATTTTAGTGATTGCATTGGGAATAATTGTTAGTTTTTTTGTTTTTAAGGAGTTACGCAAACCACGCCTAAAAATCGCTCGTTTAAAACCTAAAAAAACAGGGATCTCTCACTTATTGTTTGAAAAATCTTGGCATCCTTTTGTTACAGCCTTATTGGTTGCAATCATTGCTATTTTAGCGTGGCCTCTTTCTTCTTTAAGTGGGAGAAATTACGGATTAGGCATCACAACCCCATCGGCTAATTTAATACAATACCTTACCACAGGGAATCTTGATTTCATTGATTGGGGAGCATTTCTCGTTCTTGGAATAGCATTAGGCTCTTTTTTGGCTGCTAAATTCTCAGGAGAATTTAAATTCCGTCTTCCCGATAAAAAAACTTTAGCTTACTCAAGTATTGGAGGAATCTTAATGGGAATTGGTGCTTCTTTGGCTGGAGGTTGCACAATAGGAAATGGTTTAGTAGAGACTGCACTTTTTTCTTATAAAGGATGGGTAGCTACTATTTTTTTCTTATTGGGTGCTTATATCGCTACTTTTTTTACTATTATTTTGCCATCACGCAGTGTGGCACAAAAATCATAA
- a CDS encoding sulfurtransferase TusA family protein translates to MAILDTRGKVCPFPLVDAKNFIQTLQSGEELEILFDCTQATETIPQWAAEEGHEVINFEVLGDAEWTIKLIKK, encoded by the coding sequence ATGGCAATTTTAGATACTAGAGGAAAGGTATGTCCTTTCCCACTTGTTGATGCAAAAAACTTTATTCAAACTTTACAAAGCGGAGAAGAATTAGAAATTCTCTTTGATTGCACACAGGCAACAGAAACAATTCCACAATGGGCTGCAGAAGAAGGACACGAAGTGATTAACTTTGAAGTCTTAGGGGATGCAGAATGGACTATTAAACTTATCAAAAAATAA
- the carB gene encoding carbamoyl-phosphate synthase large subunit yields MPKRNDIKTILLIGSGPIVIGQACEFDYSGTQAAKTLKKLGYRVVLINSNPATIMTDPNLADRTYIEPITEEVIANIIKQEKVDAILPTMGGQTALNVAMSMYEKGMLEGVKFLGANPSAIKKGEDRQAFKEAMLKIGMDLPKSRYAYTIEEALEAAKEIGFPLIIRASFTLAGGGSGVAYNIDEFKTLAQNGLDTSPISEILIEESLLGWKEFEMEVIRDKSDNCIIVCSIENLDPMGVHTGDSITIAPALTLTDKEYQRMRDASFKILREIGVDTGGSNVQFAINPKTGRMTVIEMNPRVSRSSALASKATGYPIAKIATLLAVGYTLDEIKNDITGTPASFEPSIDYIVTKIPRFTFEKFPQADSTLTTSMKSIGEVMAIGVSFKESLQKALCSLETGIFGFNPISNDLSEIQREVRRPNAHRLLYIAEALRNDISVEEIHEWCKIDPYFLHQIAEIIALEKQISFESLQDSEFLTLTKQYGFSDKMLAFLINKNEGLELREEDIYALRQKLHVQLQYNEVDTCAAEFSTQTAYLYGTTPFNAQSFVDYNPQDNPDQNAQKKVLIIGGGPNRIGQGIEFDYCCVHASFALKDMGIQSIMYNCNPETVSTDYDTSDVLYFEPITFECVRSVIEREKPDGVIVHFGGQTPLKLAKKLTTIGAKIIGTSAKTIDIAEDREKFAKFVEENGLLQPKNGTAFTKEEAIEIAQNIGFPVLVRPSYVLGGRAMRIVYNVAELQNYMSEAVSVSEDSPVLIDKFLNNALELDVDVICDGKDVYIAGIMQHIEEAGIHSGDSACSIPTISISKEKIKEIEETTAKIARNLGVVGLMNTQYAIFEETLYLIEVNPRASRTVPFVSKATGIPLAKVATHVMINKDLKAALEFYDEHKKVEFKDGLYKPKKSKHIAVKESVFPFSKLSGAVMVLGPEMRSTGEVMGISESFGVSFAKSQMASKNPIPTKGKVFISLRSFDKPQAGDLARELEGLGFEICATKGTSQEISKKGIACEEALKISEGRPNIGDMLANGEIALAINTSDEASSKDDTDKIRTQVLRNNVPYFTTIEAARVAISAISEIKRINPNIAKPLQDYLSE; encoded by the coding sequence GGGCAAACCGCGCTAAATGTCGCGATGAGTATGTATGAAAAAGGTATGCTAGAGGGTGTAAAGTTTTTGGGTGCAAATCCTAGTGCGATTAAAAAGGGTGAAGATAGACAGGCTTTCAAAGAAGCAATGCTAAAAATCGGTATGGATTTACCAAAATCTCGCTATGCCTACACTATAGAAGAAGCACTTGAAGCAGCCAAAGAAATAGGATTCCCACTTATTATTCGTGCAAGTTTTACCCTTGCTGGTGGCGGTAGTGGTGTGGCATATAATATTGATGAATTTAAAACACTCGCGCAAAATGGCTTAGATACAAGCCCAATTAGTGAAATTTTGATTGAAGAATCACTGCTTGGTTGGAAAGAGTTTGAAATGGAAGTAATACGCGATAAAAGTGATAATTGCATTATCGTGTGTAGCATAGAAAATTTAGATCCTATGGGTGTGCATACGGGAGATTCTATCACGATCGCCCCTGCTCTTACACTCACAGACAAAGAATACCAACGAATGCGCGATGCAAGTTTTAAAATCTTGCGAGAAATTGGAGTAGATACAGGCGGAAGCAATGTGCAATTTGCTATCAATCCAAAAACCGGTAGAATGACGGTTATTGAGATGAATCCACGCGTTTCTAGAAGCTCTGCTCTAGCCTCCAAAGCCACAGGCTATCCAATTGCCAAAATTGCGACATTGCTTGCGGTAGGCTATACGCTTGATGAAATCAAAAACGACATCACAGGCACACCTGCAAGTTTTGAACCTAGTATTGATTATATTGTAACAAAAATTCCACGCTTTACCTTTGAAAAATTCCCACAAGCAGATTCAACACTCACCACCTCTATGAAATCCATTGGGGAAGTTATGGCAATTGGTGTGAGTTTCAAAGAATCCTTGCAAAAAGCCCTCTGTAGCTTAGAAACAGGAATCTTTGGATTTAATCCAATCAGTAATGATCTAAGCGAGATTCAAAGGGAAGTGCGTCGCCCAAATGCTCATAGGCTTTTGTATATTGCAGAGGCATTGCGCAATGATATAAGCGTGGAAGAAATTCATGAATGGTGCAAAATCGATCCATATTTCTTACACCAAATTGCAGAAATTATTGCATTAGAGAAGCAAATCTCTTTTGAATCCTTGCAAGATTCAGAGTTTTTAACACTCACCAAGCAATATGGCTTTAGCGATAAAATGTTGGCATTTCTCATCAATAAAAACGAGGGCTTAGAATTACGAGAAGAGGACATATACGCATTGCGACAAAAACTACATGTGCAGCTACAATACAATGAAGTAGATACTTGTGCGGCAGAATTTAGCACACAAACAGCGTATTTGTATGGCACAACACCTTTTAACGCACAATCCTTTGTAGATTATAACCCACAAGACAATCCAGACCAAAACGCACAAAAAAAAGTTTTAATCATCGGTGGTGGACCAAACCGAATCGGTCAAGGCATTGAGTTTGATTATTGTTGTGTGCATGCAAGTTTTGCTCTCAAAGATATGGGCATACAAAGCATTATGTATAACTGCAATCCAGAGACGGTAAGCACAGACTATGACACAAGTGATGTCTTGTATTTTGAACCCATTACCTTTGAATGTGTGCGTAGTGTGATTGAGAGAGAAAAGCCCGATGGCGTGATTGTGCATTTTGGAGGACAAACACCACTCAAACTCGCCAAAAAATTAACAACTATCGGGGCAAAAATCATTGGAACGAGTGCAAAAACCATTGATATTGCAGAAGATAGGGAAAAATTTGCAAAATTTGTAGAAGAAAATGGACTTTTACAACCTAAAAATGGTACGGCTTTTACCAAAGAAGAAGCAATAGAAATTGCACAAAATATTGGATTCCCTGTGCTTGTCCGCCCAAGCTATGTGCTTGGTGGGCGTGCAATGCGGATTGTCTATAATGTAGCGGAATTGCAAAATTATATGAGTGAGGCAGTGAGTGTTAGTGAAGATTCACCGGTGCTAATTGATAAGTTTTTAAATAATGCTTTAGAGCTTGATGTAGATGTGATTTGTGATGGCAAAGATGTTTATATTGCAGGTATTATGCAACATATTGAAGAAGCTGGGATTCATAGTGGTGATTCGGCTTGTTCGATTCCAACTATTAGTATTTCTAAAGAAAAAATAAAAGAGATTGAAGAAACAACCGCAAAGATTGCAAGAAATCTTGGTGTAGTTGGGCTGATGAATACGCAATATGCCATTTTTGAAGAGACGCTATATCTCATTGAGGTGAATCCTAGAGCCTCACGCACCGTGCCTTTTGTCTCTAAAGCTACAGGGATTCCATTAGCTAAAGTCGCCACTCATGTAATGATTAATAAGGATTTGAAAGCGGCTTTAGAATTTTATGATGAGCATAAAAAAGTGGAATTTAAAGATGGGCTTTATAAACCCAAAAAATCAAAACATATTGCAGTTAAAGAATCGGTGTTTCCTTTTAGTAAGTTAAGTGGAGCAGTTATGGTTTTGGGTCCAGAAATGCGATCTACAGGAGAGGTTATGGGGATTAGCGAGAGCTTTGGAGTGAGCTTTGCTAAAAGTCAAATGGCTAGTAAGAATCCTATTCCTACTAAGGGTAAAGTGTTTATTTCATTAAGGAGTTTTGATAAGCCTCAAGCAGGGGATTTAGCAAGGGAGCTTGAGGGACTTGGATTTGAAATTTGTGCGACAAAAGGAACTTCTCAAGAGATTAGTAAAAAAGGAATTGCTTGTGAAGAAGCACTAAAAATTAGTGAAGGGCGTCCTAATATTGGAGATATGCTTGCAAATGGCGAAATTGCTTTGGCGATTAATACTAGTGATGAAGCTTCAAGCAAAGATGACACTGACAAGATTCGCACCCAAGTTTTACGCAACAATGTCCCTTATTTTACAACCATTGAAGCAGCAAGAGTAGCCATTAGTGCCATTAGTGAGATTAAGAGGATTAATCCAAATATTGCAAAGCCACTTCAAGATTATTTAAGTGAGTAG
- a CDS encoding Sua5/YciO/YrdC/YwlC family protein, with protein sequence MFEESVFLAQSDTTTGLLCLDSKKLNLKKGRQSNQRVIVTLGSFQKLGELVRIPQKYKKMIRNSQKTTFIYRGKNSLVNHSLGIRVVRDSLHNEFLRFFPYLYSTSANPHKQNFNLEFALKSADVWIMDKRGFMPSKASRIFKVGNNNLRIVR encoded by the coding sequence GTGTTTGAAGAGAGTGTTTTTTTGGCACAAAGTGATACAACTACTGGTTTGTTGTGTCTAGATTCTAAAAAATTAAATCTTAAAAAAGGAAGACAATCCAATCAAAGAGTGATTGTAACATTAGGGAGTTTTCAAAAACTTGGAGAATTAGTGCGAATTCCACAAAAATATAAAAAAATGATTCGCAATAGTCAAAAAACCACCTTTATTTATAGGGGTAAAAATAGTTTGGTAAATCATTCTTTGGGGATTAGAGTGGTAAGGGATTCTTTGCATAATGAATTTTTACGCTTTTTTCCTTATTTGTATTCCACTTCTGCAAATCCTCATAAACAAAATTTCAATTTAGAATTTGCTTTAAAGAGTGCTGATGTTTGGATAATGGATAAGCGAGGTTTTATGCCTTCTAAGGCTTCAAGAATATTTAAAGTAGGGAATAATAATCTAAGAATTGTGAGGTAA
- a CDS encoding homoserine O-succinyltransferase — MPLIIPEDIPAFRALKEYAFIMGQKRAKSQDIRPLEVLIINLMPIKIETENQILALLANSPLQVNITLLSTATYIGKNTPKSHLDKFYVNFDSIKHKNFDGAIVTGAPIEHLEFEQVKYWRELVAIMDYLKHNCTSTLYLCWGAMAGLYHFHKIQKIPLKEKLFGVFEHFWVEKDLLLNGLDEIVKIPHSRHSGINESQVATNPNLKILLQGKESGITALKDNKDFFILGHPEYSKNTLESEYQRDLNKGLPIHKPFNYFDSQENPILSWRSSASVMFSNWLNFAVYQDTPFILES; from the coding sequence ATGCCACTCATTATTCCTGAAGATATTCCTGCCTTTAGGGCTCTCAAAGAATACGCTTTTATTATGGGGCAAAAAAGGGCAAAATCGCAAGATATTCGCCCTTTAGAAGTTTTAATTATTAATCTTATGCCCATTAAAATAGAAACCGAGAATCAGATTCTCGCTCTCCTTGCAAATTCCCCTTTGCAAGTCAATATCACTCTGCTTTCCACTGCCACTTATATAGGCAAAAATACTCCAAAATCACATTTGGATAAATTCTATGTTAATTTTGATTCAATTAAACATAAAAACTTTGATGGAGCTATCGTTACAGGCGCTCCAATTGAACATTTAGAGTTTGAGCAAGTAAAATATTGGAGAGAATTAGTAGCGATTATGGATTATTTAAAGCATAATTGCACTAGCACTTTGTATTTGTGTTGGGGGGCGATGGCAGGGCTTTATCACTTTCATAAAATACAAAAAATACCTCTTAAAGAAAAACTTTTTGGTGTCTTTGAGCATTTTTGGGTAGAAAAAGATTTATTACTCAATGGTTTGGATGAAATAGTAAAAATCCCGCATTCTAGACATTCAGGAATCAATGAATCTCAAGTTGCAACAAACCCTAATCTAAAAATTTTGCTACAAGGAAAAGAAAGTGGAATCACAGCCCTTAAAGACAATAAAGATTTCTTTATCTTAGGACACCCAGAATACTCCAAAAACACTTTAGAATCTGAATACCAAAGGGATTTAAACAAGGGATTACCCATTCATAAACCTTTCAACTACTTTGATTCTCAAGAAAATCCCATACTCTCTTGGCGATCTAGCGCAAGTGTAATGTTTTCAAATTGGTTAAATTTTGCAGTTTATCAAGACACGCCTTTTATTTTGGAAAGCTAG